In Pyrus communis chromosome 11, drPyrComm1.1, whole genome shotgun sequence, the sequence TGACTTGTGAAGATGGATTATGTACCTAACTGCAAGCAAAGACTTCCTAATtattttgtcatctttcttATCATTTTCCAAGTAAATTGTGATTGCAATCCAAAACCCTCACCTAATTGCCTTTAAACTCAAGATAAAGTATTCTCAATTTCATACTTTAAAGGCACACTCAATTAACCATCAAACACGTAATATCTTTAAcctaaaatgttaaaaaattgcAACAGATTAGCTGAATTAATTCATATAGAACCGAAATTTGAGTAGTTACACAactaataatatataaaagtaAATTATTTGTTGGTCTATGTTAACATTCCACTTGTTTTATGAATTGCGTAAATGAGTAATCGATTATGTGAAAATTTTATGCTAAATAATTTGCATCACAGTGATGAAAATTTGCACTCATAACTTAcacttcactttttttttttttttaatttatttttatcaacATGGAGAGAAGAATCACACTTCCAAACTCTTCTTTCCAATACTCGCACATTTCGGATGTTGAGACTCGACTCCTGAACCTCAAGGGAGAAGGTGATATACCCAACCAACGGGTGTATAAGGGCCGATTAGACTaatagttgaaaaaaaaatatcattaaactagGAGTTGGTTGATAATTACATTTTATTTAGAAACTCGTTATAAATATGAGtctttaaacaaaataatttgaatGTAACTATGAGACTATAGAGAATTAGATTTTATTTCTAAAGcggtatttaaaaaaaaaaatgaaaaactacgAGCGTAGTTGCATTGGTTAGAGAGAATATACGTACTTGAGTTTGAATCTTTATTTCTACAATTTACAGTAATTtaaagcagaatattatttgtataaaataaaataaaaaaattacgaGTCATCATATAATAACAATTATATGTTCATAACATATCAATAACAAAACACACCTTTAAAAAAAACGAACGAAATTATCTTGACTAACTGGCCTACTTGCATCGAATTGTTAATTCATCACCAGAATCGGCTCATAACCCAGTTCACATTTTCAAACAAATTAGGTTCAAAATGGAGTAGGGTGTCACATCTCCAATACTACCAAAATATTTCTTTTaccaaaatatttgattttacaAAACTGCCATTTGGATGTGtcctattaaaaataaaaaattaaaaaaaaaactttaacaaaaaaactttcgatactgtttattttaacaaaaaatcatatttttatactaaaaagtcaattctggtactatttattttatgttttattttattcttattgttaaactcaaaattttcaaaccattttcattagttttcttaaaaaaaaaaatttaaaaaaaaaaaggtcatccACCTGGATGGCTGGTTCGTTGTCCTACAACCTAATCCACCGGAACACAGACGATCCTTTTCTAATCAAGCCCGGGCCCACCTCGAGGCCCTGTTTCCGGGGTTAAGCACGTTGTCGCTTACAGTTGACCATAGGACCCCCAGGCGCTCCCTTAAGCGCGTGGGAGCCAGatgttagttttctttttggcaCTTTTGGAGCTCTCGCCACTGTCACCCTTCTGcccctctctgtctctctctctctctctctctctctgtgcttCCATCAATCAAGAACtccagagagagaaagagaaaccaACATCACTTTCCTCTTCTTTTGTCGGTACAATTTGCGGGCGGAATTCTTCCCTTCTGCAACTTGGAAGGCGGCAAAGAGCATCGTTTTGTTGCAGAGCTTttgaaaatgacatgaaaaatgGTGGATTCCTCAGAAGAATCAAGTTAGGTATGCTCCGTTTTTTTTATTCTGTAACATTATTGTCAGATTCTGTCAAGTTATCAGTCGATTTGGTGTGAAATTTGAAAGCATACAAACCCACAATAGAAGTTAGATAAAAATACTGGTAAGTATCTGCAAAAAAAATAAGTTGGGGGGTACGGAAACCTGGTGGTGAAGGAAGAAAAAGTGATTGAATTTAGCTTTAATTCCATGAAATATGAATTGGGCTTGTGTTTGATTGGTCTCTGAGTAGAGAGAAGAGCATGGTATTTGGTTGTAAGATATGTATGAACATGCAAAGGGCTCGTAACTCGGTTGGTTAGCAGCATTCGTCCTTGCACCGGAGCTCCGGAGTTTGATTTCACCCTCCCCCAATATTGCTTGTAGCAGAAAGCGATATGATATCTCGAATGGCAGAGGGGAAAGATCTTAGATGGTTTTCAGGGCACACCCATTTGAAGATGTCTCGGGTTGAGCATCAAATCCAGATTAAAGATGGTTATTTGAGCTACCCCCCTCCTttttctcttcactcttcaCCCCCATATGCTGGAACTTTTCGTAGTGAATCGAACTCGAATCCATCGCCACCATCATCATCCGGCACAAAAATAAGTCCTGCTGTTCTTTTTATAATAGTGATTCTGGCTGTGCTGTTTTTCATCTCCGGTTTGCTTCACCTGCTCGTTCGATTTCTTACCAAGCACCCGTCTTCCTCAGCGGATTCTCAGTCTAATAGGTACCCAGAAATGTCTACTGCTGATGCTCTTCAGAGACAGCTGCAGCAACTCTTCCACCTTCATGATTCTGGTCTAGATCAAGCTTTTATCGACGCTCTTCCTGTTTTCCAGTATCGGGACATTGTGGGTTTGAAAGAGCCGTTTGATTGTTCCGTTTGCCTTTGTGAGTTTACTGAGAAGGACAAGCTCCGATTGCTCCCTACGTGTAGCCATGCTTTCCATATCAACTGTATAGATACTTGGCTGCTGTCAAATTCAACTTGTCCTCTTTGTAGGAGTACCCTCTTTAATCCCGAGTATTCAGTTGAAAACCCAATGTTTGATTTTGATGACTATAGAGAAGAAGAAGGGTAT encodes:
- the LOC137709404 gene encoding RING-H2 finger protein ATL46-like, producing the protein MISRMAEGKDLRWFSGHTHLKMSRVEHQIQIKDGYLSYPPPFSLHSSPPYAGTFRSESNSNPSPPSSSGTKISPAVLFIIVILAVLFFISGLLHLLVRFLTKHPSSSADSQSNRYPEMSTADALQRQLQQLFHLHDSGLDQAFIDALPVFQYRDIVGLKEPFDCSVCLCEFTEKDKLRLLPTCSHAFHINCIDTWLLSNSTCPLCRSTLFNPEYSVENPMFDFDDYREEEGYPGNGENRFASRQKTVDIEEIVVDNGILPVRLGKFRKVDAEVGETGGGESSSSRLDARRCFSMGSYQYVLNDSDLLVPLSNDQQGHNVKPTRGIENNGNLSIDSDMEGKKISSVTKGESYSVSKIWLWSKKGKFSSSIDTQMGMPSSLNTDLPWMKRTQPE